A DNA window from Zingiber officinale cultivar Zhangliang chromosome 3A, Zo_v1.1, whole genome shotgun sequence contains the following coding sequences:
- the LOC122050474 gene encoding uncharacterized protein LOC122050474 — protein MPRRSGRLSSKGAGALVFSFLRVDLISEQFSHPPIHPSQSHSKRSVKYLFRREKQLFSTFLTTAATFVNIISLGCDFASALLLLFLVSAFSVKETGASLSPSGANESESQDELVLRSSENVHKDYTVIPKNSTQAQSNQTTVVDPTIVARDLQNLTAVHPLQTSTEAAKLEVPTTKNEVMVKKSDDQNLRTSAL, from the exons ATGCCCAGGAGGAGTGGACGGCTGAGCTCCAAAG GAGCAGGTGCACTTGTTTTCTCCTTCCTCCGCGTTGATCTCATTTCTGAACAATTTTCCCATCCTCCAATCCATCCGTCACAATCTCATTCTAAGAGATCG GTAAAGTATTTATTTAGGAGGGAAAAGCAACTCTTTTCAACCTTTTTGACCACGGCAGCGACCTTCGTTAACATCATCTCTCTAGGTTGCGACTTTGCCTCCGCGCTCCTGCTTCTCTTCTTGGTTTCTGCTTTCTCGGTAAAGGAAACAGGAGCAAGCCTCTCTCCTTCTG GTGCAAACGAATCAGAAAGTCAAGATGAGTTAGTTTTGAGATCGAGTGAGAATGTTCACAAGGATTATACTGTAATACCGAAAAATTCAACACAAGCTCAGAGCAACCAGACAACAGTAGTTGATCCAACAATCGTTGCAAGAGATCTACAAAATCTAACCGCTGTGCATCCACTTCAAACTTCTACCGAAGCAGCTAAGTTGGAAGTTCCAACCACAAAGAATGAAGTGATGGTGAAGAAGTCAGATGACCAAAATCTCAGGACATCTGCACTATAA